The Deltaproteobacteria bacterium genome contains the following window.
CGCCGCCACGGCGAGCGCCGGCGTCCACAGCGGCCAGCGCGCGCCGCGGCGGAGGCGTACGAACAACAGCGCGGCGATCGGCACGGCCAGCAGCAGCCGGTAGCTCGCGTGGAGCCCCGCGCCGAGCCCGGCGAGCCACGCCAGCGCCAGGCCGGTGCGCGGCCCGCCGCCGCGCGCCACCCGCGCGTACCACCGCAGCGTCAGCGCCAGCGCCGCTCCGGTCGGCGCGTACACCTCGGTGGTCGTGGCGTGCCGGAACCACACGAGCGACAGCGCCAGCGCGAGCTGGCCCGCGCACGCGCCCGCCACCGCCGCCGCGTCGTCGCGCACGTCGAGTGCGATGCGCCCGACGCACCACACGCCGGCCGCCGCGCAGATCGCCGACAGCAGATGCACGCGGTACGCCAACTCGCCCAGCGGGATCAGCGACGCGAGCTTGGCGAGCGCCATGTAGAGGGGAAACCCGGTCGGGTGCGGACTGCCCAGCCCGATGGCCGCGGCGCCCAGCTCGCCCGCGTCCCGCCAGTACAGCGACGGCGGTGCGGCCAGCGCGTACATCGCGAACGCCGCGACGGCGATCGCGCGCGGCAGCCATACGCGGGCGCGGTCCACGCACGCGACTGTACCGCCGCGGCGGCCGCGCGCGAAACCACCGGCGCTAGGAGGCTGTTGCGTATCGGCGCGCCAGCGAGGTTGCGAGCTGCGAGGCGTGGTTCGGCGCACGCCCGCAGCGCACGAGCGCGCGTATATCCATACGGTACCGAAGGGCGCGAGGACGTCCGCCGACGATCGCCCGCCGATCGCGCCCGCAGCCACCGGCCAGGCGCAACAGCCTCCGAGATCGGGCTATGCTGCACGCGCCCATGGAGGTATTCGAGGGTCACCGCGCGCTGTTCCGACCGCTGGCGAGTCCGGCCGTGTGCCTGGGCAACTTCGACGGCGTGCACGTCGGCCACCGGCGCCTGATCGACGCGACGGTCGCGGCAGCGCGCGCCCACCGCGGCGATGCGGTGGCGTTCACGTTCGACCCCCACCCGGCGACGGTGCTCGCCGCCGATCTGGCGCCCCCGCTCATCACGTCGCGCGAGCGCAAGCTCGAGCTTCTGGCCGACGCGGGGGTCGACGTGTGCATCCTCGAACCGTTCACCCCGGACCTCGCGAGGATGCCGCCGTCGGCGTTCGTGGACCTGCTGGCCGACGTGATCGGCGCGCGCCACGTCGTCGTCGGCTACGATTTCACATTCGGCCGCGACCGCGCCGGCACGCCCGACACCCTGCGCGCCGCCGGCGCCGCGCGCGGCTTCGACGTCACGGTCGTCCCGCAGGTGACCGTCGACGGACTCGTCGCGTCGAGCACCAAGATCCGCGACTTCGCCCTGCTCGGCAAGCTCGACGGCGTCCGCCGGCTGCTCGGCCGCGACCTCGACGTCGACGGCGTCGTCGTGCGCGGCGATCGCCGCGGCCGCACGCTCGGATTTCCGACCGCGAACGTGGCGGTCCCCGCCGGGCTGTTGCTGCCCCCGCCGGGCGTATACGCCGTGCGCGCCGTCGTCCTCGACGATCGACGGGCGTTCGGCGGCGTCGCAAACCTCGGCACGCGGCCGACGTTCCGCGAGGGAGACAACCTCGCGCTCGAGGTCCATCTGTTCGATTTCGACGGCGACCTGTACGGGCGACGCATCCGGGTCGCATTCGTCGACCGCATCCGCGGCGAGCGCCGGTTCGACGGCGTCGACGCCCTCGTCGCGCAAATCCGCGCGGACGCCGACCGCGCCCGCGCCATTCTCACAGGAGACAACACGTGAAGCTCGAAGGTGCGATGACCGCGCTCGTCACCCCGATGCGCGACGGCGCGGTCGACTTTCCCGCGCTCGATGCACTCGTCGAGCGCCAACTCGAGGCCGGCATCGACGGCTTGGTTGCCGTGGGAACTACTGGCGAGTCGGCGACGCTCGCTCCGCCGGAGCACGTCGCCGTCGTGCGGCGCGTCGTCGAGGTCGCGCGCGGGCGCGTGCCGGTCGTCGCGGGCGCGGGGGCCAACTCGACGGCGGAGGCGGTGGAGTTGTCGATCGCCTGCCGCGAGGCCGGCGCGGACGCCCTGTTGCACGTCACCCCCTACTACAACAAGCCGACGCAGCAGGGGCTGTACGTCCACTTCGAGGCGGTTGCACGCGCGGGCCGCCTGCCGGTCGTGCTGTACAACGTGCCGGGCCGCACGAGCTGCGATCTGCTGCCGGAGACGGTCGAGCGGCTCGCCGCGGTCGACTACATCGTCGCGATCAAGGAAGCGACCGGGTCGGTCGCACGCGCGACCGAGATCATCGAACGCTGCGGCGATCGGATTGCCGTGTTGTCCGGCGACGACTTCACCGCGTTTGCGCTGTACGCGGTCGGCGCGCGCGGCGTCATCTCCGTCGTGTCGAACGTCGCGCCGGCGTGGATGGCCGACATGTGGGATGCAGCCCGCGATGGCGACTGGGACCGGGCGCGGCAACTGCACTACCGCATTCAACCGCTCACGCGCCTGCTGTTCGCCGAACCCAATCCGATCCCGGTCAAGGCGGCGCTCGCGCTGCTCGGCCACATCGGCCCCGAGATTCGCCCGCCGCTGGTCGAGTGCTCGCCGGCGCTGCGCGACCGTCTGCGCGACCGGCTCGCCGAGGACGGGCTGGCGTGATCCGGCTGGCCGTACCCGGCGCGGGCGGGCGCATGGGCCGCCACGTGGTGGCCGAAGCCCTCGCCCGGCCCGACGCGTTCGCGATCGCGGCGGCGATCGAAGCCGAGGACAGCCCGGCCGTCGGCGCGGAGGTCGCGCCCGGCATCGTCGCCACCTCCGACCGGTCGGCGCTCGCCGGCGCCGACGTCTACGTCGACTTCACCACGCCCGAGGCGACGCGCGCGCTCGCCGAAGCGGCCGCCGAGTGCGGCACGGCCGCGGTCGTCGGCACGACCGGCCTCGACGACGCGGCCCGCGCGGCGCTCGACGCCCTCGCCCGGCGCGCGCCGGTCGTCGTCGCCGCCAACTTCTCGATGGGCGTGACGCTGATGCTCGCGCTGGTCGAGCAGGCCGCGCGCGCGCTCGGTCCGGAGTTCGACCTCGAGGTCGTCGAGATCCACCACCGCCACAAGCGCGATGCGCCGTCGGGGACCGCCCTGGCGATCGCCGAGGCCCTCGCGCGCGGGCGCGGCGTCGACCTGCGCGCCGTCGGCCGCTTCGCGCGCGAGGGCGACATCGGCCCGCGGCCGGCCGGCGAGATCGGCGTGTCGACCGTGCGCGGCGGCGACGTGCCGGGCGACCACACCGCGTTGTTCCTGGGCCCCGAGGAGCGGCTCGAACTCGTGCATCGCGCCGGTTCGCGGGCGATCTTCGCCCGGGGCGCGCTGCGCGCCGCGGAGTGGGTCGTCGGCCGACCGGCCGGCCTGTATTCGATGCGCGACGTACTCGGGTTGTAAGTTCAACGGATCATCGTTCGCCGGACGATCCGCTGAACTCGACGACCACCGGCGCCGCCTCGGGCGCCGCGGTCGGCAGTGCGCGGCGCAGCTTGACCAGCTCGCCCTCGGCCAGTGACGCGCGCGTGCGCCACCGGCGCAGCTCGGCGTCCTTTTCCGCGAGCGCGCGGCGCACGCGGGCGACCTCGGCCGCGAGCTCGTCGGCGCGCGCGGCGGCAGCGTCGCGCTCGGCGCGCAGTTCCTCGGCGAACTCGGTGCGCTCGGCCAGCTCGCGCTCGATCGCGCGCATCGCGGCGGCGTGCGCGGCCAGCGCCTCGGCGATCCGCTCCGTCTCCGCGCGCCCGTCGGGCGTCTCGCCGACCCCGGTGAGCGGGGCCATCCGCTGCGTCGCGCGCTCGCTGGTCGGCGCGCCGTCGCCGGCCGCGGCGACTGCGCGTAGCCGCGCCGTCGTCGGCTCGGCGCCGGCGGCGTCGCCCTCCGCCGCCCCGGCGGCGTGCCCGTCCTCTGCGACGGCACCGATTCGCTCGGGCGCCGGCGGCCCGGCCGGCGCACCCGCGGCCTCCTCGGCGGCGGCGACCTTCGCCTCGAGTTCGAGCACTCGCTTGCGCATGGCGGACAGCTCGCGACGCGCGCGATTCAGCTCGATACCCGCCTCCGCGGCGACGCGACCGGTCTCCTGCTGGGCATCCTCCACCTGCGCCTTGAGCGCCTCGACCCGCTTGGCGTGCTCGGCGCGCTCCGCCAACAGTTCGTGCAGCCGCGCGCGCAGTTGCCGCACGTCCGCCGCGTCCGCCGGCCCGCGGCGGCCGGCGATGCCGAGGTCCGCAGCGGCAGCCGCCACGCCGGCCAACGTCGGCAACTGCACGATCGCGAACCGCCCCGCGACCGCGGCGCCGCCCGGGCCGCACACGGCGACGTAGCCGGCCACATCGTCGTCGTCGTCGCTCGCCAGCGCGCGCAGCGCCGTGTCGAGTTCGACCTCCGCCGGCGCGTCGTCGCCGGCAAACTCGACGATCGACGCGGCGACGAACGGCGCGTCGGCCAGCAGGCGTACCGGCGAAAACGCCGGCTCGAGCCGTTCGCCCAGTTCGAAGTAGGACATGCCGCCGCTGGTGCCGGGGCGATCGGCGTTATCGACGATCGCGATCAGACACCCGTCGGCGGCCAGCACTCGGCGCAGCTCGTCGACGACGGGGCGCCGGCGCAACACCGGCGCGCCATCCGGCACGATCACCACGTCGAACGCTCCGTCGTCGAACTCGAGCGATCCGTAGCGGCCGGCCCGCAGGTCGACGCCGTCCCGCGCAGCCGCCGGCGTCGGCGCGGCCACCGCGGAGCGGTCTTCGTCGACGCCGACGACGCGGCTCGCGCCCAGGTCAGCCAGGAACGCGGCGCCGCGCCCGGCGCCGCAGCTCAGTTCGAGCACGCGCTTGCCGTCGATCGCCGCCGCCGCATAGCGGTAGACCGCGAGCCGGCGCAGCCACGGCGCGAGATCCTTGCCGTGCGCCGTCATCGCCGCACCTCGAAGCCGCGATCGCCAATCGGCGCGATGCGCTCGACCTCCACCGAGTCGACGCGCGCCGCGGGCGGTCCCTGCCGGCACCAGTCGACGAGCGCATCGACCGCCTCGGGCGGCCCCTCTGCTTCCAGCTCGACGCTGCCGTCGGGCAGGTTGCGCACCCACCCGGACACACCTACTCGCATCGCGCGCTCCCGGGTCGAGCCGCGAAACCACACGCCCTGCACGCGACCGCGCACGCGAACTCGAACGCGAATGGTCTCCATGGACGATGCCTTGACAGTTTGGGCTGCACGATTTTTGCTAGACTGACGTTCTGCTCTGCTGCCCGCCGTTCGCCCCACCCCGCCGCGCCGGAGCCCGATGCGCCTCTCCGAGCTCAAGCAGAAGACTATCAAGGATCTAATCGATCTGGCGACCGAGCATGCCATTGATGGCGCCAGCTCGATGCGCCGCCAGGATCTGGTGTTCGCGATCTTGCGGGAGCAGTCGCGGCGCGGCG
Protein-coding sequences here:
- a CDS encoding bifunctional riboflavin kinase/FAD synthetase; amino-acid sequence: MEVFEGHRALFRPLASPAVCLGNFDGVHVGHRRLIDATVAAARAHRGDAVAFTFDPHPATVLAADLAPPLITSRERKLELLADAGVDVCILEPFTPDLARMPPSAFVDLLADVIGARHVVVGYDFTFGRDRAGTPDTLRAAGAARGFDVTVVPQVTVDGLVASSTKIRDFALLGKLDGVRRLLGRDLDVDGVVVRGDRRGRTLGFPTANVAVPAGLLLPPPGVYAVRAVVLDDRRAFGGVANLGTRPTFREGDNLALEVHLFDFDGDLYGRRIRVAFVDRIRGERRFDGVDALVAQIRADADRARAILTGDNT
- a CDS encoding 4-hydroxy-tetrahydrodipicolinate synthase codes for the protein MTALVTPMRDGAVDFPALDALVERQLEAGIDGLVAVGTTGESATLAPPEHVAVVRRVVEVARGRVPVVAGAGANSTAEAVELSIACREAGADALLHVTPYYNKPTQQGLYVHFEAVARAGRLPVVLYNVPGRTSCDLLPETVERLAAVDYIVAIKEATGSVARATEIIERCGDRIAVLSGDDFTAFALYAVGARGVISVVSNVAPAWMADMWDAARDGDWDRARQLHYRIQPLTRLLFAEPNPIPVKAALALLGHIGPEIRPPLVECSPALRDRLRDRLAEDGLA
- a CDS encoding 4-hydroxy-tetrahydrodipicolinate reductase, which codes for MRLAVPGAGGRMGRHVVAEALARPDAFAIAAAIEAEDSPAVGAEVAPGIVATSDRSALAGADVYVDFTTPEATRALAEAAAECGTAAVVGTTGLDDAARAALDALARRAPVVVAANFSMGVTLMLALVEQAARALGPEFDLEVVEIHHRHKRDAPSGTALAIAEALARGRGVDLRAVGRFAREGDIGPRPAGEIGVSTVRGGDVPGDHTALFLGPEERLELVHRAGSRAIFARGALRAAEWVVGRPAGLYSMRDVLGL
- a CDS encoding class I SAM-dependent methyltransferase, which gives rise to MTAHGKDLAPWLRRLAVYRYAAAAIDGKRVLELSCGAGRGAAFLADLGASRVVGVDEDRSAVAAPTPAAARDGVDLRAGRYGSLEFDDGAFDVVIVPDGAPVLRRRPVVDELRRVLAADGCLIAIVDNADRPGTSGGMSYFELGERLEPAFSPVRLLADAPFVAASIVEFAGDDAPAEVELDTALRALASDDDDDVAGYVAVCGPGGAAVAGRFAIVQLPTLAGVAAAAADLGIAGRRGPADAADVRQLRARLHELLAERAEHAKRVEALKAQVEDAQQETGRVAAEAGIELNRARRELSAMRKRVLELEAKVAAAEEAAGAPAGPPAPERIGAVAEDGHAAGAAEGDAAGAEPTTARLRAVAAAGDGAPTSERATQRMAPLTGVGETPDGRAETERIAEALAAHAAAMRAIERELAERTEFAEELRAERDAAAARADELAAEVARVRRALAEKDAELRRWRTRASLAEGELVKLRRALPTAAPEAAPVVVEFSGSSGER
- a CDS encoding acylphosphatase (catalyzes the hydrolysis of acylphosphate) — its product is METIRVRVRVRGRVQGVWFRGSTRERAMRVGVSGWVRNLPDGSVELEAEGPPEAVDALVDWCRQGPPAARVDSVEVERIAPIGDRGFEVRR